A genomic stretch from Eretmochelys imbricata isolate rEreImb1 chromosome 24, rEreImb1.hap1, whole genome shotgun sequence includes:
- the LOC144279716 gene encoding cathepsin S-like, protein MKLLLCIFLASLASAATAHLHSDPTLDNHWELWKKTYGKQYSHKKEEGERRVTWEKNLKLVMLHNLEHSLGLHSYELGMNHLADMTSEEVAALLTGVKIPHRPDRNSTYRQHPGSQVPDSMDWRDKGCVTDVKNQGPCGACWAFSAVGALEAQVKLKTGNLVSLSAQNLVDCSTMYWNRGCSGGFMTYAFQYIIDNDGIDSDASYPYTAQNGTCHYNPATRAATCSKFVELPYADEAALKDAVANIGPVSVAIDAKQPSFFLYRSGVYNDPRCTDHVNHGVLVIGYGTLDGKDFWLVKNSWGEYFGDKGYIRMSRNKGNHCGIASYGSYPQI, encoded by the exons ATGAAGCTGTTGCTTTGTATCTTCCTGGCCTCTCTTGCTTCTGCTGCTACTGCACATCTACACTCAGACCCAACGCTGGACAACCACTGGGAGCTCTGGAAGAAAACCTATGGCAAGCAATACAGCCACaag AAAGAGGAAGGGGAACGGCGCGTGACCTGGGAAAAGAACCTCAAGCTCGTTATGCTGCATAACCTCGAGCACTCACTGGGGCTGCATTCCTATGAGCTGGGCATGAACCACCTGGCAGACatg ACCAGCGAGGAAGTGGCTGCTTTGTTAACTGGAGTGAAAATTCCCCACCGACCTGACCGGAATTCCACCTACAGGCAGCACCCTGGCAGCCAAGTGCCGGACTCCATGGACTGGAGGGACAAAGGATGTGTTACTGATGTGAAGAATCAG GGGCCCTGTGGCGCCTGCTGGGCTTTCAGTGCTGTCGGTGCCCTAGAAGCCCAGGTGAAACTGAAAACTGGAAACCTGGTGTCTCTCAGTGCACAGAACCTAGTCGACTGTTCCACTATGTATTGGAACCGCGGCTGCAGCGGTGGATTTATGACCTACGCCTTCCAGTACATCATTGATAATGACGGCATTGATTCAGACGCTTCCTATCCGTACACAGCTCAG AACGGAACATGTCACTATAACCCTGCCACACGAGCCGCCACCTGCTCCAAGTTCGTTGAGCTCCCGTATGCCGATGAAGCAGCCCTGAAGGATGCCGTAGCCAATATCGGACCTGTGTCTGTTGCCATAGATGCGAAACAGCCTTCGTTTTTCCTGTACAGATCAG GAGTCTACAATGATCCACGCTGCACTGATCATGTGAATCATGGGGTTCTAGTTATTGGCTATGGCACCCTGGATGGGAAGGACTTTTGGCTTGTGAAAAACAG CTGGGGTGAATATTTCGGTGACAAAGGGTACATTCGAATGTCCAGGAACAAAGGAAACCACTGTGGAATTGCCAGTTATGGCTCTTATCCACAAATATAG
- the LOC144279681 gene encoding cathepsin S-like, whose protein sequence is MKQLFCIFLASLASAATAHLHSDPTLDNHWELWKKTYGKQYSHKKEEGERRVTWEKNLKLVMLHNLEHSLGLHSYELGMNHLADMTSEEVAALLTGVKIPHPPDRNSTYRPRPGSQVPDSMDWRDKGCVTDVKNQGPCGACWAFSAVGALEAQVKLKTGNLVSLSAQNLVDCTSMYGNYGCSGGYMTQAFQYIIDNDGIDSDASYPYTARNGTCHYNPATRAATCSKFVQLPYADEAALKDAVADIGPVSVAIDAKQPSFFLYRSGVYDDPRCTGDVNHGVLVIGYGTLDGKDFWLVKNSWGEYFGDKGYIRMSRNKGNHCGIASYGSYPQI, encoded by the exons ATGAAGCAGTTGTTTTGTATCTTCCTGGCCTCTCTTGCTTCTGCTGCTACTGCACATCTACACTCAGACCCGACGCTGGACAACCACTGGGAGCTCTGGAAGAAAACCTATGGCAAGCAATACAGCCACaag AAAGAGGAAGGGGAACGGCGCGTGACCTGGGAAAAGAACCTCAAGCTCGTTATGCTGCATAACCTCGAGCACTCACTGGGGCTGCATTCCTATGAGCTGGGCATGAACCACCTGGCAGACatg ACCAGCGAGGAAGTGGCTGCTTTGTTAACTGGAGTGAAAATTCCCCACCCACCTGACCGGAATTCCACCTACAGGCCGCGCCCTGGCAGCCAAGTGCCGGACTCCATGGACTGGAGGGACAAAGGATGTGTTACTGATGTGAAGAATCAG GGGCCCTGTGGCGCCTGCTGGGCTTTCAGTGCTGTCGGTGCCCTAGAAGCCCAGGTGAAACTGAAAACTGGAAACCTGGTGTCTCTCAGTGCACAGAACCTAGTCGACTGTACCAGTATGTATGGGAACTACGGCTGCAGCGGTGGATATATGACCCAGGCCTTCCAGTACATCATTGATAATGACGGCATTGATTCGGACGCTTCCTATCCGTACACAGCTCGG AACGGAACGTGTCACTATAACCCTGCCACGCGAGCCGCCACCTGCTCCAAGTTCGTTCAGCTCCCATATGCCGATGAAGCAGCCCTGAAGGATGCGGTAGCCGATATCGGACCTGTGTCCGTCGCCATAGATGCGAAACAGCCTTCGTTTTTCCTGTACAGATCAG GAGTCTACGATGATCCACGTTGCACTGGTGATGTGAATCATGGGGTTCTAGTTATTGGCTATGGCACCCTGGATGGGAAGGACTTTTGGCTTGTGAAAAACAG CTGGGGTGAATATTTCGGTGACAAAGGGTACATTCGAATGTCCAGGAACAAAGGAAACCACTGTGGAATTGCCAGTTATGGTTCTTATCCACAAATATAG